In Gemmatimonadaceae bacterium, the following are encoded in one genomic region:
- the apaG gene encoding Co2+/Mg2+ efflux protein ApaG encodes MGAERIPFYYRMTSGIRITVRPSYLRERSNPLLGQFVFAYHIRIENVGEQAAQLRTRRWLIHDEAVGDTVVEGEGVVGEQPHLLPGQVHEYRSFCVLKAPNGWMEGTYRFVRDDGSSFLAVIPRFQLAAEPRADTVS; translated from the coding sequence ATGGGCGCTGAACGGATTCCATTCTACTATCGCATGACGTCGGGCATCCGCATCACGGTGCGCCCGTCGTATCTGCGCGAGCGTTCGAACCCCCTTCTGGGGCAGTTCGTCTTCGCCTATCACATCCGCATCGAGAACGTCGGCGAACAGGCGGCGCAGCTGCGCACGCGCCGCTGGCTGATTCACGACGAGGCGGTTGGCGATACGGTGGTCGAAGGCGAAGGGGTCGTAGGCGAACAGCCCCACCTGCTGCCGGGACAGGTGCACGAGTATCGCAGCTTCTGCGTGCTCAAGGCCCCGAACGGGTGGATGGAGGGGACCTATCGCTTCGTCCGCGACGACGGGTCGAGCTTTCTGGCCGTCATCCCGCGCTTTCAGCTCGCCGCCGAACCGCGCGCCGACACCGTCAGCTGA
- a CDS encoding family 10 glycosylhydrolase: MPTARDSVISAVPPAPRTASRTARPAPAPARPVVPAEAPPLPREFRGVWVATVGNMDWPSKRTLSTAEQQAELIALLDRAAALRLNAVIFQVRPSGDALYASSIEPWSEYLTGTQGKKPDPYWDPLEFAVREAHARNLELHAWFNPYRARNTDGRSPLAANHIAKTNPAVVKRYAKYLWMDPGEPTVRARTLKVVLDVVKRYDVDGVHIDDYFYPYPETTRRGRPIAFPDERSWLRYKKSGGTLSRADWRRENVNQLVEALHDGIHQTKPWVRFGVSPFGIWRPGYPESVRGLDAYEKLYADARKWLREGWVDYFTPQLYWPTTRPQQSYPVLLNWWASENVQARHLWPGNFTSLAGGRGSTAFPVSELVEQIRLTRLQSGATGNVHFSMTSFLRDQAGMNEVLATGPYAEPALVPATPWLRAPAPPRPAPQAERSGANWQLRLPLAGQPAPWQWVVRLRTDTAWITMVLPGTTDRWALPRDLAANAATVSSVNRVGAESQPVTITLPTPTATSPASRGRSDGR; the protein is encoded by the coding sequence ATGCCGACGGCGCGCGACTCCGTCATCTCGGCCGTCCCACCCGCGCCGCGGACCGCATCGCGAACGGCGCGCCCGGCGCCGGCCCCGGCGCGGCCGGTCGTGCCCGCGGAAGCGCCGCCGCTCCCACGGGAGTTTCGCGGCGTGTGGGTCGCGACCGTGGGGAACATGGACTGGCCCTCGAAGCGCACGCTCTCCACGGCGGAGCAGCAGGCCGAGCTGATCGCCCTGCTCGATCGCGCCGCGGCCCTGCGCCTCAATGCCGTGATCTTTCAGGTGCGCCCCTCGGGCGATGCGTTGTACGCGTCGAGCATCGAACCGTGGTCGGAGTATCTCACCGGCACCCAGGGCAAGAAGCCCGATCCGTATTGGGATCCCCTCGAGTTTGCGGTGCGCGAGGCGCATGCGCGCAATCTCGAGCTGCACGCGTGGTTCAATCCCTATCGCGCCCGCAACACCGATGGCCGCTCGCCGCTCGCGGCCAACCACATCGCCAAGACCAACCCGGCGGTGGTGAAGCGTTACGCCAAGTACCTCTGGATGGATCCCGGGGAGCCGACGGTGCGCGCGCGCACGCTCAAGGTCGTGCTCGATGTGGTCAAGCGCTATGACGTCGATGGCGTGCATATCGACGACTACTTCTATCCGTATCCCGAAACCACGCGGCGGGGACGGCCCATCGCGTTCCCCGATGAACGGAGCTGGCTCCGCTACAAGAAGAGCGGCGGCACGCTCTCACGCGCCGACTGGCGCCGCGAGAACGTCAATCAGCTGGTCGAGGCGCTCCACGACGGCATTCACCAAACGAAGCCGTGGGTTCGCTTCGGCGTGAGCCCGTTCGGCATCTGGCGGCCGGGCTACCCGGAGTCCGTGCGCGGACTCGACGCCTACGAGAAGCTCTACGCCGACGCGCGCAAATGGCTGCGCGAAGGGTGGGTGGACTACTTCACGCCCCAGCTGTATTGGCCCACGACGCGGCCGCAGCAGTCGTATCCGGTGCTGCTCAACTGGTGGGCGTCGGAAAACGTGCAGGCGCGCCATCTCTGGCCCGGCAACTTCACCTCGCTGGCCGGTGGCCGCGGGTCCACGGCGTTCCCGGTAAGTGAGTTGGTCGAGCAGATCCGCCTGACCCGTCTGCAGAGCGGCGCCACCGGCAACGTGCACTTCAGCATGACCTCGTTCCTGCGCGATCAGGCCGGGATGAACGAAGTGCTGGCCACCGGGCCGTATGCGGAGCCCGCTCTCGTGCCGGCGACGCCGTGGCTGCGGGCCCCCGCACCCCCGCGGCCGGCTCCGCAGGCGGAGCGGAGCGGGGCCAACTGGCAACTGCGGCTGCCGTTGGCGGGGCAACCGGCCCCCTGGCAGTGGGTGGTGAGGCTGCGAACCGACACGGCTTGGATTACCATGGTACTACCGGGAACGACGGACCGGTGGGCGCTGCCGCGCGATCTGGCGGCCAACGCCGCCACCGTCAGCTCGGTGAACCGCGTGGGGGCCGAGAGTCAGCCGGTGACGATCACGCTCCCCACGCCGACCGCGACATCGCCAGCGAGCCGAGGCCGTTCTGATGGGCGCTGA
- a CDS encoding aminotransferase class I/II-fold pyridoxal phosphate-dependent enzyme — MPRFSTRFSQFPAYPLAHIPARKKALIAAGVDVIDLGAGDADLPPPARAITALQDAAAEPAMSRYGFALGHVPFREAISAWMQTRFGQRVDPMSEIVPLLGSKEGLAHIAFAYLGSGDAAIIPDPAYQAYLGGTLMSDATPYVYALRPRTNFLVELDEIPAEVMARTRVVYLNYPNNPTAAIAPRDYLERVVRTCRDRDILLVYDNAYSEMGFDGYVPPSIFEIDGARDVAIEFHSLSKTYNMTGWRCAWAVAKPEIAGALTKVKSFTDTGQFMGIQKAGVAAIESWAEFVPQNLAVFKERRDASVAAFRANGFTCETPRATMYLWIPLPEGIASAAFCDRLREEQGVIAMPGSGFGAGGEGFFRISFIQSGERIAEAARGAGLVLAAMTAELATEAVSA, encoded by the coding sequence ATGCCTCGCTTCTCCACGCGTTTCTCGCAGTTCCCCGCGTATCCGCTGGCGCACATCCCCGCGCGCAAGAAGGCCCTCATCGCGGCCGGCGTCGATGTGATCGACCTCGGTGCCGGTGATGCCGATCTCCCGCCGCCGGCGCGCGCCATCACCGCGCTGCAGGACGCGGCGGCCGAGCCGGCCATGTCGCGCTACGGCTTCGCGCTTGGGCACGTGCCCTTCCGCGAAGCCATCAGCGCGTGGATGCAGACGCGGTTCGGGCAGCGCGTTGATCCGATGAGTGAGATCGTCCCGCTGCTCGGGAGCAAGGAAGGGCTGGCCCACATCGCCTTTGCCTATCTCGGGTCGGGCGATGCGGCCATCATTCCGGATCCGGCCTACCAGGCGTATCTGGGTGGCACCTTGATGAGCGATGCCACGCCGTATGTCTATGCGCTGCGTCCGCGCACGAACTTTCTCGTGGAGCTCGACGAGATCCCGGCGGAGGTGATGGCGCGCACGCGCGTCGTGTACCTCAACTATCCCAACAACCCCACGGCGGCGATCGCGCCGCGGGACTATCTGGAGCGGGTGGTTCGCACCTGCCGGGACCGCGACATCCTGCTCGTGTACGACAACGCGTATTCGGAGATGGGCTTTGACGGGTATGTCCCGCCCAGCATCTTCGAGATCGACGGCGCTCGCGACGTGGCCATCGAATTCCACTCGTTGTCGAAGACGTACAACATGACCGGGTGGCGCTGTGCCTGGGCCGTCGCCAAGCCGGAGATTGCTGGGGCGCTCACCAAGGTGAAGTCGTTTACCGACACCGGGCAGTTCATGGGCATCCAGAAGGCCGGCGTGGCGGCGATCGAAAGCTGGGCCGAGTTCGTGCCGCAGAACCTCGCCGTCTTCAAGGAGCGGCGCGATGCCTCCGTGGCCGCGTTCCGCGCCAACGGGTTCACCTGCGAGACGCCACGCGCCACGATGTACCTGTGGATTCCGCTCCCCGAGGGCATCGCCAGCGCGGCGTTCTGCGATCGTCTGCGCGAGGAGCAGGGGGTGATCGCCATGCCCGGCTCCGGCTTCGGCGCGGGCGGGGAAGGGTTCTTCCGTATTTCGTTCATTCAGTCGGGCGAACGGATCGCGGAAGCGGCGCGTGGGGCCGGGCTGGTCCTGGCGGCGATGACGGCGGAACTCGCCACGGAGGCGGTGTCCGCGTGA